One Undibacter mobilis genomic region harbors:
- the purE gene encoding 5-(carboxyamino)imidazole ribonucleotide mutase, whose product MGSQSDWATMKHAADTLDALKIGYEALIVSAHRTPKRLYEFAHSARDKGFKVVIAGAGGAAHLPGMAASMTPLPVLGVPMNTHALEGKDSLLSILQMPGGIPVGTLAIGKAGAINAALLAAAILALSDSKIAKRLDLWRARQTSSVKKKPKD is encoded by the coding sequence ATGGGCAGTCAGTCCGACTGGGCCACGATGAAACATGCCGCGGATACGCTCGACGCGCTGAAGATCGGCTACGAAGCCCTGATCGTATCGGCGCACCGCACCCCGAAGCGACTCTATGAATTTGCCCATTCCGCCCGCGACAAAGGCTTCAAAGTGGTGATCGCAGGCGCCGGTGGCGCCGCGCATTTACCCGGTATGGCGGCCTCGATGACGCCCCTGCCCGTGCTCGGCGTGCCGATGAACACGCATGCGCTGGAAGGCAAGGACTCGCTGCTGTCGATCTTGCAAATGCCGGGCGGCATTCCGGTCGGCACCTTGGCTATCGGCAAGGCCGGTGCCATCAATGCCGCACTGCTCGCCGCCGCCATTCTGGCTTTGTCGGACAGCAAGATCGCCAAGCGGCTCGACCTGTGGCGCGCCAGGCAAACAAGCTCGGTGAAAAAGAAGCCGAAGGATTGA